The Sylvia atricapilla isolate bSylAtr1 chromosome 13, bSylAtr1.pri, whole genome shotgun sequence genome includes a region encoding these proteins:
- the LOC136367194 gene encoding cytochrome P450 1A4-like, whose protein sequence is MLKAAMSLVGSPGAVSATEVLLAAAAFCLVFAVLQWLQQQPVPEGLRRPPGPRGIPVLGNVLELRKDPHLALTRLSRRYGDVMEVRIGSRPVLVLSGLDTIRQALVKQGEDFMGRPDLPSFHYISNGQSLAFSPDSGEVWRARRKLAQSALKSFSIAPSPTSSCSCLLEEHVSKEAEYLVTKFLQVMEKEKRFDLNQYLVVSVANVICAMCFGKRYEHEDQELLSLVNIGNEFGEVAVNGHPADFIPLLRYFPSRTMEVFKDINRRFNLFVQKIVQEHYRSFDTEHIRDITDSLIWHCQEKSVKENNHVQLPEEKIIHIVNDLFGAGFDTVTTALSWGLMYAALYPDVQKKIQEELDQTIGRERRPRLSDRSTLPYTEAFILEVFRHSSFVPFTIPRSTTKATVLNGYYIPKDTCVFVNQWQVNHDETLWKDPSAFRPERFLTPTGELNRPEGEKVLAFGLGKRRCLGETIGRWEIFLFLTTLLQQLQFSLQSGEPVDITPEFGLTMKYKKCEAFQIQPRFPGKSSL, encoded by the exons ATGCTGAAGGCTGCGATGTCGCTGGTGGGGAGCCCCGGCGCGGTGTCGGCCACCGAGGTGCTGCTGGCGGCCGCCGCCTTCTGCCTGGTGTTTGCggtgctgcagtggctgcagcagcagcccgtGCCCGAGGGGCTGCGGAGGCCGCCGGGCCCGCGGGGCATTCCCGTGCTGGGGAACGTGCTGGAGCTGCGCAAGGACCCGCACCTGGCGCTGACGCGGCTGAGCCGGCGCTACGGGGACGTGATGGAGGTGCGCATCGGCAGCCGGCCCGTGCTGGTGCTCAGCGGGCTGGACACCATCCGGCAAGCCCTGGTCAAGCAAGGAGAGGACTTCATGGGACGTCCCGACCTGCCCAGCTTCCACTACATCTCCAACGGGCAGAGCCTGGCGTTCAGCCCCGACTCCGGGGAGGTGTGGAGAGCCCGCAGGAAGCTGGCCCAGAGCGCCCTGAAGAGCTTCTCCAtcgcccccagccccacctcgtcgtgcagctgcctgctggaggAGCACGTCTCCAAGGAGGCCGAGTACCTGGTCACCAAGTTCCTGCAGGtgatggagaaggagaagaggtTTGACCTTAACCAGTACCTGGTGGTGTCGGTGGCCAACGTCATCTGTGCCATGTGCTTCGGCAAGCGCTACGAGCACGaggaccaggagctgctcagcctggtGAACATAGGCAATGAGTTTGGGGAGGTGGCTGTGAACGGTCACCCTGCCGACTTCATCCCCTTGCTCCGGTACTTCCCCAGCCGCACCATGGAGGTCTTCAAGGACATCAACAGGCGCTTCAACCTCTTCGTGCAGAAAATTGTGCAGGAGCATTACAGGAGCTTCGATACG GAGCACATCCGGGACATCACCGACTCGCTGAtctggcactgccaggagaAGAGCGTCAAGGAGAACAACCACGTCCAGCTCCCCGAAGAGAAGATCATCCACATCGTCAATGACCTCTTTGGGGCAG GCTTTGACACTGTGACAactgccctgtcctggggccTCATGTACGCTGCCTTGTACCCTGACGTCCAGAAGAAGATCCAGGAAGAGCTCG ACCAGACCATCGGGCGGGAGAGGCGGCCGCGGCTGTCAGACAGGAGCACGCTGCCCTACACGGAAGCCTTTatcctggaggtgttcaggcATTCCTCCTTCGTGCCCTTCACCATCCCACGCAG CACGACAAAAGCCACAGTGCTGAACGGCTACTACATCCCCAAGGACACCTGCGTGTTCGTCAACCAGTGGCAAGTGAACCATGATGA GACCCTTTGGAAGGACCCCTCAGCCTTCAGGCCGGAGCGGTTCCTGACCCCCACGGGAGAGCTGAACCGGCCGGAGGGCGAGAAGGTGCTGGCCTTCGGGCTGGGCAAGCGGCGCTGCCTGGGCGAGACCATCGGCCGCTGGGagatcttcctcttcctcaccacgctgctgcagcagctgcagttcagCCTGCAGTCCGGGGAGCCCGTGGACATCACCCCCGAGTTCGGACTGACCATGAAGTACAAGAAGTGTGAGGCCTTCCAGATCCAGCCGCGGTTTCCTGGGAAAAGctctctgtga